DNA from Candidatus Cloacimonadota bacterium:
CAAACCTAAAGCCGGAGATCCTCTTAAGATGCTACTGAAAGAAATCTCGGAATGACAGATTTACTAAATTGGCTTCTCTGCTAAAAAAAAACACCACAACGCATTTTACATACAGTTGTGGTGCTTAAAAATTTTTGCTCTAACTTTCTTTTTTCACATTATATTTTTTATTGAATTTTTCAATCCTACCGGCTTTGGAAATCGCTCGTTGTTTTCCGGCATAAAAGGGATGACAATTTGAACAAATCTCGACATTCAAGGTTTTGCTGGTCGATCTTGTTTCAAATTCATTCCCGCAGGCACATTTGACAGTTACCTTATTGTATTTTGGATGAATTCCCTTTTTCATCATCTATCTCCTATTTTTCATTAAACTTACATTCAGCCGTGACATCTTTTTCAGGAACAAATTGCTGTCAATGATTTTGTGTGGAAACATCTTAACCGCGAAAACACGAAAAACTCGAAAATGAATTATTTAATTATACAATGAAAGAATGAATCTCACATCCTCATTGATCTCATAACATTTTGTTTTCCTGTCCTTGAAAGAGTCGGCTAAAGCTTCGAAAGAATCACCTTCATAAACAAAACCTTCTTCTAAAAATATAGCATAAAAGTCAGGAGTTTTATCAGCTCGTGTTTTATAGCAGTAAAGTATTATTTCCGCATCATCAAAAAATTGATTTTCGGTCGGCACCATCTTCCTGAATGCTTTACGAAGGTCTTTGATATCTTCTACTGCCATTTCCTGCTTATTCACCAAAATTCTCTCATACATCGGCAGTTTTATTCCTCTTCTGGATGAGCAGGATATAAGAACACTGACGATCAGTAAAAAGAGAAGAAAGACAGGTTTTCTAAGATTCAGGATTATCTTCTTCATCTTTTCTTTGAAATGATCTGATTATTATCCAGATTCCAAAAAGGATTATGAGTATGGGCCAGCCGATCGAGATAAAATGGGTGAATTTTCTGGTTCCGGTCAGGATCAGGATAATTCCGGGAATCAGGGGCCACCAATGAGTTTTTCCTCTATAGATCAGATCAATTACATAAATTGCTACAAAACCGATTCCCAAACCGAATGAACCAAAATCTCTGAATCCTATTAAGTGAGTTCGACCTCCAGTCAAACCAATACTTAATAAAAGACAACCGGGGATCAACAAACCATAACTTTTATTACTGAGATAGCCTGCTAAAAAGAAACCTCCCATAAGAATCGGGAAAATACTGATATTATGAAAAACGCGTTGTTTTAGACCGATAATCAAGATTC
Protein-coding regions in this window:
- a CDS encoding 50S ribosomal protein L31 — protein: MKKGIHPKYNKVTVKCACGNEFETRSTSKTLNVEICSNCHPFYAGKQRAISKAGRIEKFNKKYNVKKES